In Perca fluviatilis chromosome 3, GENO_Pfluv_1.0, whole genome shotgun sequence, the following proteins share a genomic window:
- the paqr5b gene encoding membrane progestin receptor gamma-B, which yields MLSLIKLPRVFTINQVPKVFHEDSIISGYRHPRSSATDCILSLFQLTNETLNIWTHFLPTWYFLWKVVTVVLMQTAWQDSFIWPLVIFLLTCCIYPLASSCAHTFSTMSTRARHICFFFDYGALSLYSLGSAIVYSAYVFPDKWVNSFFHQCYVPIAVLNTVICTAVACYSRLGLPFLQYNYDTVKRFPESQAPKFSKFLRVVAFAYPYLFDNIPLFYRVFLCEGAGCTDNHTNILHYNHIALALLTGFLFATHLPERLAPGSFDYIGHSHQLFHVCGILGTHFQMKAMEQDMVTRRLWLLEHSIPLSFANSVGAALLCVVVNLTIIILYSLPLLSAPVHQEKKHDKGPRKASAKVCPCY from the exons ATGCTCAGCCTCATCAAATTACCTCGAGTCTTCACCATCAATCAAGTGCCCAAA GTTTTCCATGAGGACAGCATAATCTCTGGCTACCGACATCCCCGCAGCTCCGCCACTGACTGCATCCTGAGCCTCTTCCAGCTGACCAATGAGACGCTCAACATCTGGACTCACTTTTTGCCCACCTG GTACTTCCTATGGAAAGTAGTGACGGTGGTGCTGATGCAGACAGCATGGCAGGACTCCTTCATCTGGCCTCTTGTGATCTTCCTGCTCACCTGCTGCATTTATCCGCTGGCGTCGAGCTGTGCTCACACCTTCAGCACCATGTCGACGCGGGCACGCCACATCTGCTTCTTCTTTGACTATGGTGCCCTCAGTCTCTACAGCCTGG GTTCAGCAATCGTCTATTCAGCTTATGTTTTCCCGGACAAGTGGGTGAACAGCTTCTTCCATCAGTGCTACGTCCCCATCGCTGTGCTCAACACTGTCATCTGCACCGCCGTGGCCTGCTACTCCAG GCTTGGCTTACCATTTCTGCAATATAATTATGACACCGTAAAAAG ATTCCCTGAGAGCCAGGCTCCAAAGTTCAGCAAATTTCTCCGTGTTGTTGCCTTTGCCTATCCATACCTGTTTGACAACATTCCTCTGTTCTACAGG GTGTTTCTGTGTGAAGGAGCGGGCTGTACAGACAATCATACCAACATCCTCCACTACAACCACATCGCCTTGGCTCTCCTCACAGGCTTTCTGTTTGCCACACATTTACCTGAGCGCCTGGCACCTGGCAGCTTCGACTACATAG gtcaCAGCCATCAACTCTTCCATGTGTGCGGCATCCTCGGCACTCACTTCCAGATGAAGGCCATGGAACAGGACATGGTAACACGGCGCCTCTGGCTCCTTGAACACTCCATACCCCTTAGCTTTGCCAACTCAGTGGGTGCAGCGCTGCTTTGTGTGGTGGTAAATTTGACTATCATCATCCTCTACAGTCTacctctcctctctgctccaGTCCATCAAGAAAAGAAACATGATAAAGGTCCAAGGAAAGCCTCAGCCAAGGTCTGCCCCTGCTACTAA